A window of the Thalassophryne amazonica chromosome 11, fThaAma1.1, whole genome shotgun sequence genome harbors these coding sequences:
- the zdhhc15b gene encoding palmitoyltransferase ZDHHC15B, translating into MTQMDQLAAGMLMERRAVKNMALSRALRCCQKVFSWIPVLIITSVVLWSYYAYVFELCLFTITSTLEKVAYLLVFHVCFVMFSWTYWKSIFTPPATPCKKFQLSYSDKKRYEMEERPDAQKQILVDIAKKLPIFTRAQSGAIRFCDLCQVLKPDRCHHCSVCEMCVLKMDHHCPWVNNCVGFSSYKFFLLFLFYSMIYCVFIAATVFQYFLKFWEGDLPNGTAKFHVLFLMFVALMFFVSLMFLFGYHCWLVVKNRSTLEAFSAPVFARGPDRNGFNVGVRENLQQVFGEVRRLWFIPVFTSQGNGHYFPVKNMSESQNPLLANEEMWEESDDASEEGSLDEDQDPSVTIEMED; encoded by the exons ATGACACAGATGGATCAGCTCGCAGCAGGCATGCTAATGGAGCGCAGAGCGGTGAAGAACATGGCTCTGTCCAGAGCTCTAAGATGCTGCCAGAAGGTTTTCTCCTGGATTCCTGTGCTCATAATAACCTCCGTGGTGCTCTGGTCTTACTACGCTTATGTGTTTGAGTTGTGTCTTT ttacaattacCAGCACACTGGAAAAAG TGGCCTATCTGCTGGTGTTTCATGTTTGCTTTGTGATGTTCTCCTGGACCTACTGGAAGTCCATCTTCACCCCACCTGCAACACCATGCAAAAAG TTTCAGCTGTCTTACTCTGACAAGAAAAGATATGAGATGGAAGAGAGACCAGATGCTCAGAAACAAATTCTGGTCGACATTGCAAAGAAATTGCCCATTTTCACTCGAGCCCAGTCTGGAG CTATCAGGTTCTGTGATCTCTGCCAGGTACTGAAGCCTGACCGCTGTCACCACTGCTCTGTTTGTGAAAT GTGTGTCTTGAAGATGGATCATCACTGCCCTTG ggtgaacaactgtgtgggcTTTTCCAGTTACAAGTTTTTCCTGCTTTTCCTCTTCTATTCTATGATATACTGTGTATTCATTGCTGCAACGGTTTTTCAGTATTTCCTCAAGTTCTGGGAG GGGGATTTGCCAAATGGGACTGCCAAGTTCCATGTTCTCTTCCTCATGTTTGTGGCGCTCATGTTCTTCGTCAGTCTCATGTTCCTCTTTGGCTACCACTGTTGGTTGGTGGTGAAGAACAGATCCACTTTag AGGCCTTTTCAGCTCCAGTTTTTGCCAGAGGTCCAGACAGAAATGGTTTCAATGTTGGCGTCCGAGAAAACCTGCAGCAGGTATTTGGAGAGGTCAGGAGATTGTGGTTCATCCCCGTCTTCACAAG TCAAGGAAATGGCCACTACTTCCCCGTGAAGAACATGAGCGAATCCCAGAACCCTTTATTAGCTAACGAGGAGATGTGGGAGGAGTCAGATGATGCCTCTGAGGAAGGAAGTTTGG aTGAAGACCAGGATCCCTCTGTTACCATAGAGATGGAGGATTGA